One genomic segment of Desulfocapsa sulfexigens DSM 10523 includes these proteins:
- a CDS encoding iron ABC transporter substrate-binding protein, with amino-acid sequence MVTRFVFVFFINILLCGGVTAKTVTDVTGKTVQLPDSIDHVICSGSGCLRLLTYLQAQDRIVGVDSIETRQGQFDARPYALANPQFKKMPIFGEFRGRDNPEHILTLTPQPQVIFKTYSQMGYNPSELQEKTGIPVLVLNYGNLDYLRPELFKSLRLMGSVLGREERAEQVISFFEETISDLEQRSKDIPAEKRPKVYLGGVAFKGPHGFQSTEPTYPPFKFVQAHNLAYDPAMTKKELSNSNIAKEKIVAWNPEYLFLDLSTLQLGDKVGGLHELKTDPSYRSLSSVKSNRVYGLLPYNGYTKNYGSILANAYYIGKLLYPERFADIEPDEKADEIYRFLVGKPVFATMDGLFKNLVFKNVPL; translated from the coding sequence ATGGTTACCCGATTTGTTTTTGTTTTTTTTATCAATATATTGCTCTGTGGTGGAGTAACAGCGAAAACTGTAACAGATGTCACCGGGAAAACAGTGCAGCTTCCCGATTCCATAGATCATGTTATCTGTTCAGGCTCAGGATGTCTCCGGTTACTCACCTATCTTCAGGCTCAGGACAGGATTGTCGGTGTCGACAGCATTGAAACCAGGCAAGGTCAGTTTGATGCTCGGCCGTATGCTCTTGCCAATCCACAGTTTAAGAAGATGCCGATTTTCGGGGAGTTTAGGGGGCGTGACAATCCAGAACATATTTTGACTCTTACCCCCCAACCCCAGGTGATTTTCAAAACCTATTCTCAAATGGGCTATAATCCATCAGAACTTCAAGAGAAAACCGGTATCCCGGTGCTTGTTCTTAACTATGGGAACCTTGATTATCTTCGTCCAGAATTGTTTAAATCTCTTCGTCTTATGGGCTCTGTTCTTGGAAGGGAAGAACGTGCAGAACAGGTTATCTCCTTTTTTGAAGAGACCATTTCAGATCTTGAACAACGAAGCAAAGATATTCCGGCCGAAAAACGTCCGAAAGTATACCTTGGAGGCGTGGCTTTCAAAGGGCCACATGGATTTCAGTCAACCGAGCCTACCTATCCCCCATTTAAATTCGTTCAAGCCCACAATCTTGCCTATGATCCCGCAATGACCAAAAAGGAGTTGAGCAACTCCAACATTGCCAAGGAAAAGATTGTTGCCTGGAATCCCGAGTACCTTTTTCTTGACCTGTCAACCCTGCAGTTAGGAGATAAGGTTGGCGGTTTGCATGAGCTGAAAACTGATCCGTCGTATCGGTCACTGAGTTCGGTGAAAAGTAACCGGGTTTATGGCTTACTTCCCTATAACGGGTATACGAAAAATTACGGTTCTATTCTAGCTAACGCCTACTACATTGGTAAATTGCTCTATCCCGAGCGATTTGCCGATATCGAACCAGACGAGAAAGCTGATGAAATATATAGATTTCTGGTAGGTAAACCGGTCTTTGCCACTATGGACGGACTTTTTAAGAATCTTGTATTCAAAAATGTCCCACTTTAA
- a CDS encoding FecCD family ABC transporter permease, whose translation MHFDHGQVPEEYQQYTGRKKLFILIVAFGLAAILVVAISLGSANIPTSSVAKSLMGMATSAQTKMIVWNIRLPQALAATVAGAGLAVAGAVMQSILRNPLGSPFTLGISHAAAFGAALSVMVLGGGVMTSSNVGAISITNPYITTASAFLFSIGTSFLIIGVTRTRGATPEVMVLTGVALGAFFTAGTMFLQFFADDMQLAAMVFWTFGDTARATWTELGVISSITAVCVLYFFGNSWNYNAIDAGDETAKSLGVRVGRVRMMGMLFASMLTAVIIAFLGIIGFVGLVVPHMVRRIIGSDHRFLLPACFLVGAVLLLVSDTVARLILAPNVLPVSVLTAFLGAPAFFWLIIRGGRR comes from the coding sequence ATGCATTTTGATCATGGCCAGGTGCCGGAGGAATACCAACAATACACTGGTAGAAAAAAACTGTTTATTTTGATTGTAGCTTTTGGCCTTGCTGCTATCCTGGTTGTAGCCATCTCCCTTGGATCTGCAAATATACCAACGTCCTCGGTTGCCAAAAGTCTGATGGGGATGGCAACTTCTGCACAAACCAAGATGATTGTCTGGAATATCCGGTTGCCCCAGGCATTAGCCGCTACTGTCGCCGGGGCTGGTCTGGCTGTTGCTGGTGCAGTTATGCAATCGATATTACGCAATCCGCTAGGATCGCCATTTACCCTTGGAATCTCCCACGCTGCCGCCTTTGGTGCAGCGTTATCTGTCATGGTACTGGGAGGCGGTGTTATGACCTCCAGCAATGTAGGCGCTATCTCAATTACCAATCCATATATTACCACCGCATCGGCGTTTCTTTTCAGTATCGGTACTTCTTTCTTGATTATAGGTGTGACACGAACGCGCGGTGCCACACCGGAAGTAATGGTGCTCACCGGTGTGGCCCTGGGAGCATTTTTCACAGCAGGAACCATGTTTTTACAATTCTTTGCTGATGATATGCAACTGGCGGCCATGGTATTCTGGACCTTTGGTGATACTGCAAGAGCAACTTGGACAGAGTTGGGGGTTATTTCTTCAATAACTGCTGTCTGTGTGCTCTACTTTTTTGGAAATAGTTGGAACTATAATGCTATTGATGCGGGTGATGAGACCGCCAAGAGCCTTGGGGTTCGGGTCGGTCGTGTCCGGATGATGGGGATGCTGTTCGCTTCGATGTTGACTGCGGTTATAATTGCATTTCTGGGAATCATCGGTTTTGTCGGGCTGGTAGTGCCGCACATGGTTCGACGAATTATTGGTTCAGATCACAGGTTCTTGCTGCCGGCATGTTTTCTGGTCGGAGCAGTTTTGCTGCTCGTGTCCGACACTGTTGCAAGGTTGATATTGGCTCCTAACGTTTTGCCGGTGTCAGTTCTGACGGCATTCCTTGGAGCAC